In Drosophila yakuba strain Tai18E2 chromosome X, Prin_Dyak_Tai18E2_2.1, whole genome shotgun sequence, a single genomic region encodes these proteins:
- the LOC6525615 gene encoding uncharacterized protein LOC6525615 produces MYRNLHLHACRYCSCSLSHDTELSMRSTGSSVLTKATQTSPKYEYEGCEVEECWCSNPRCSFRREFPVSYSQRSRKSEESRKSEETRGSSKQSSNKQRRSSRKMHSSRYYGVPNLPLESADDNYVDGVEYELSQSESSVSPPVSRYTTDDAKSSDTVKSTGKCRCKCSKPERHPKTIRLGSAEEIKPERLPKTISLKSAEEIKPERLPKTISLKSAEEIKPEGLPKTISLRSPEEIKKAVRSQIAVLEKLEANGCDCYICKPPPPSEKTMCESSSESKKSKPDQSGHHANDTTNDLVRTEIIDPMIRRLQRVYLNNKIHELGILDSLYDMRAQINEVYRKRNN; encoded by the exons atgtatagaaaCCTACATTTACATGCTTGTCGCTATTGCTCGTGCTCGTTGTCACAC GACACTGAGTTATCAATGCGTAGCACCGGCTCTTCTGTACTCACCAAAGCTACGCAGACAAGTCCGAAGTATGAATACGAAGGCTGTGAAGTGGAGGAATGCTGGTGCTCAAATCCTAGATGTTCGTTTCGCAGGGAATTCCCTGTTTCCTACTCGCAGCGCTCTCGAAAGTCAGAGGAAAGTCGAAAGTCAGAGGAAACGCGG GGTTCTTCCAAGCAATCTTCGAATAAACAACGACGCAGCTCCAGAAAAATGCATTCTTCGCGGTACTATGGGGTTCCGAATTTGCCTCTGGAGTCTGCAGATGACAATTATGTAGACGGAGTGGAATATGAACTCAGCCAGAGCGAGTCCAGTGTATCACCACCAGTCAGCCGTTATACGACGGATGACGCAAAGTCCTCCGACACAGTTAAATCTACCGGGAAGTGCAGATGCAAGTGCTCCAAACCAGAACGCCACCCGAAAACTATTAGGTTAGGGAGTGCTGAAGAAATCAAACCAGAACGCCTTCCAAAAACTATTAGTTTAAAGAGTGCTGAAGAAATTAAACCAGAACGCCTTCCGAAAACTATTAGTTTAAAGAGTGCTGAAGAAATCAAACCAGAAGGCCTCCCAAAAACTATTAGTCTAAGGAGTCCCGAAGAAATCAAAAAGGCGGTTCGATCGCAGATTGCAGTGCTGGAGAAATTGGAGGCAAATGGGTGCGATTGTTATATCTGTAAGCCGCCACCACCAAGTGAAAAAACCATGTGTGAGTCTTCTTCGGAGTCGAAGAAATCGAAACCGGACCAAAGTGGCCATCATGCCAATGACACTACCAATGATTTGGTCAGAACCGAGATAATTGATCCGATGATAAGGCGTTTGCAGCGCGTGTATCTGAACAACAAGATACACGAACTGGGCATCCTGGATAGTCTGTATGATATGAGGGCGCAAATCAACGAGGTTTATAGGAAACGTAATAACTAA